One part of the Elusimicrobiota bacterium genome encodes these proteins:
- a CDS encoding protein kinase: MYIKCPYCGTQNDIPDFSIGQKARCKKCGANFETTTVLLSQQQAISSQQTDQQKTVIASLKPRHNVPGYQIVAEIGHGGMGYIYKAIQISLKRTVAIKVLPEGLSQDENFLQRFDKEALILAGLKHPNITAVFDKGHFEHTYYFIMEFVEGYDLRKELNTGKLPLQEILRIITTTCNALEYAHQKNIVHRDLKPENILIDLDKNIKIVDFGLAGLVGIAPHLNITGANVVMGTYNYMSPEQRISANVDHRSDIYSLGVIFYEMLTGQLPVGKFAMPSEIVPQLDKRFDRIIENMLQTDIRLRYQNIKNVITDLSVITQKPELQKIVLKKPKNKISVKPFVISITILVLIIAVGFGIKKLKKSADDLLNYATQLNQPEEKIKLLQKLREKFPADKLNCAKSLIYEANTYATLGKNSEALLKYEEVITKYQEFDTQTGFAQIGGATVLHKMGDVSNALTLLKNCIETHPNNSEIQALAYLTVGDIQLEIGDTDKAILAYQKVIRNYPSETKLVSLAKEKIEKIKK; this comes from the coding sequence ATGTATATAAAATGCCCTTACTGCGGAACACAAAATGATATTCCAGATTTTAGCATCGGGCAAAAAGCCAGATGCAAAAAATGCGGCGCTAATTTTGAGACAACAACTGTTTTGCTATCCCAACAGCAAGCAATATCATCACAGCAAACAGACCAACAGAAAACAGTTATCGCATCACTCAAACCGAGACACAATGTTCCCGGCTACCAAATAGTCGCAGAAATTGGACACGGTGGAATGGGATATATATATAAAGCAATTCAAATCTCACTTAAAAGAACCGTAGCAATCAAAGTTTTACCAGAAGGACTTTCACAAGATGAAAATTTTTTGCAGCGATTTGACAAGGAAGCACTCATTCTAGCAGGACTTAAACATCCTAATATCACTGCTGTCTTTGATAAAGGCCATTTTGAGCATACCTACTACTTTATAATGGAGTTTGTTGAAGGATATGATTTACGAAAAGAATTAAATACCGGCAAATTACCATTACAGGAAATATTGAGAATCATTACCACTACCTGCAATGCGTTAGAATATGCCCATCAAAAAAATATCGTTCACAGAGACCTGAAACCGGAAAATATCTTGATTGACCTTGATAAAAATATAAAAATTGTTGATTTCGGATTGGCTGGACTTGTTGGTATCGCACCGCACTTAAATATCACCGGTGCCAATGTTGTGATGGGAACATATAACTATATGTCACCTGAACAACGTATATCCGCAAATGTTGACCATCGCTCAGATATCTATTCTTTAGGCGTGATTTTTTATGAGATGCTAACAGGACAGCTGCCCGTCGGTAAGTTTGCAATGCCGTCAGAAATAGTTCCGCAACTTGATAAGCGGTTTGATAGAATTATTGAAAACATGCTGCAAACAGATATTAGATTGAGATACCAGAATATAAAAAATGTAATCACTGACCTTTCTGTAATTACCCAGAAACCTGAACTCCAAAAAATAGTATTGAAAAAACCAAAAAATAAAATTTCTGTCAAACCGTTTGTAATTTCAATTACAATTCTAGTTTTAATCATTGCAGTTGGTTTTGGTATAAAAAAATTGAAAAAATCTGCTGATGACCTGCTGAACTATGCAACTCAACTTAACCAGCCGGAAGAAAAAATCAAACTGCTACAGAAACTGCGTGAAAAATTTCCTGCTGATAAATTGAACTGCGCCAAATCGCTTATCTACGAAGCCAATACATATGCTACACTTGGTAAAAATTCAGAAGCACTCTTAAAATATGAAGAAGTAATCACAAAATATCAGGAGTTTGACACGCAGACAGGATTTGCTCAAATAGGTGGTGCAACCGTATTACATAAAATGGGCGATGTTTCAAACGCACTAACATTGTTAAAAAATTGTATAGAAACACACCCTAATAATTCTGAAATTCAGGCACTCGCATACCTTACAGTCGGCGATATCCAATTAGAAATCGGCGATACCGATAAAGCAATACTCGCATACCAGAAAGTTATTCGGAATTATCCATCTGAAACAAAATTAGTTTCACTCGCCAAAGAAAAAATTGAAAAAATAAAGAAGTAA
- a CDS encoding sigma-70 family RNA polymerase sigma factor, translating into MKGSPENIEEIIIKYEKKIYNLFYSLSKNVDETKDLTQETFIKAYKKLNTFRKESKIFSWLYRIALNCWKNKVRYDKRHGRTQELSLETSAENCSETITQKQDDKTLTPEQNTIQTDTQKWIEKEIQQLPDKYKIALSLHIKNLSYEEIAEILKCRIATARILVSRAKKKLKEKILPYL; encoded by the coding sequence ATGAAAGGTAGCCCTGAAAATATAGAAGAAATAATCATTAAATATGAAAAGAAAATATATAACCTTTTTTATTCACTATCTAAGAATGTTGATGAAACAAAAGACCTGACACAAGAAACATTCATCAAAGCATATAAGAAACTCAATACCTTTCGGAAAGAATCAAAGATATTCAGTTGGCTTTATCGTATCGCACTAAACTGCTGGAAAAATAAAGTCAGATATGACAAAAGGCACGGAAGAACACAGGAATTATCTTTAGAAACTTCTGCTGAAAACTGTAGCGAAACGATTACACAAAAACAAGATGACAAAACACTTACACCCGAGCAAAACACTATACAAACTGATACCCAGAAATGGATAGAAAAAGAAATCCAGCAACTTCCTGATAAATATAAAATTGCACTCTCATTACATATAAAAAACTTGAGTTATGAAGAAATAGCAGAAATACTGAAATGCCGTATCGCTACTGCAAGAATACTCGTATCACGTGCGAAGAAGAAACTCAAAGAAAAAATATTACCGTATTTATAA
- a CDS encoding zf-HC2 domain-containing protein produces MNYCKHIKGLFQDYLADNLLHKTKNEVEEHLRNCQNCKKEFTAIKLVEDTIKGLQVSADKKVPAGLRTRILANIKILTEKHRPFFYIPSFVRILCFSAVFVVLVVSTVHFCPRRTTTKCTANNFIAQAIAQAREDYESEFLAQKTTRVLGEGGQR; encoded by the coding sequence ATGAACTATTGTAAGCACATCAAGGGATTATTTCAGGATTATTTGGCAGATAACCTGCTACATAAAACCAAGAATGAAGTAGAGGAACATTTAAGAAACTGTCAAAATTGCAAGAAAGAATTTACTGCAATAAAATTAGTGGAAGATACAATAAAAGGTTTGCAGGTATCTGCCGATAAAAAAGTTCCTGCTGGTTTAAGAACACGGATATTGGCAAATATAAAAATACTTACCGAAAAACATAGACCATTTTTCTATATCCCATCTTTTGTCCGTATTTTGTGTTTCTCTGCTGTTTTTGTTGTATTGGTTGTGTCAACAGTACATTTTTGTCCTCGGCGTACCACTACAAAATGTACAGCAAATAACTTTATTGCACAAGCAATAGCCCAGGCAAGAGAAGATTATGAATCCGAATTTCTGGCTCAAAAGACAACCAGGGTTCTTGGTGAAGGAGGCCAGAGATGA
- a CDS encoding WecB/TagA/CpsF family glycosyltransferase has product MRDSIKILSTRIDNITLNDAVSIISGFLTDSNSPHQIITANSLMVLQAQKDEELKKIFETASVIIPESSGICWASKFLGTPLKQKIPGIDFMMRLLDYAQNHNHSVFFLGAKEKIIQTAVEKIKKKLPNLKITGFHNGYFFQNEPKIISEIKTTQSDILFVGLNIPFQEKWIHKNLEQLGVKIAIGIGGSFDVLSGKLKRAPRWMINTGTEWLFRTIQQPWRVVRILKLLLFVSKIFKARLKSNY; this is encoded by the coding sequence ATGCGTGATTCTATAAAAATACTGTCAACACGAATTGACAATATCACTTTGAATGATGCGGTATCTATCATTAGCGGATTCCTAACTGATAGTAATAGCCCACACCAGATTATAACTGCAAACTCACTTATGGTTTTGCAGGCACAAAAAGATGAAGAACTTAAAAAAATTTTTGAGACCGCTTCTGTTATTATTCCTGAAAGTAGCGGTATCTGCTGGGCTTCTAAATTTTTAGGCACACCACTTAAACAAAAAATTCCAGGGATTGATTTTATGATGCGACTGCTTGATTATGCGCAGAATCATAACCATTCAGTTTTTTTTCTTGGCGCGAAAGAAAAAATTATACAAACCGCTGTTGAAAAAATTAAAAAAAAATTACCAAATTTAAAAATCACAGGATTCCATAATGGCTATTTCTTTCAGAATGAACCAAAAATAATTTCAGAAATAAAAACAACCCAATCTGATATACTTTTCGTCGGCTTGAATATCCCGTTTCAGGAAAAATGGATACATAAAAATCTTGAACAATTAGGTGTAAAAATCGCTATAGGTATTGGCGGCAGTTTTGATGTTTTATCCGGAAAATTAAAACGGGCACCGCGCTGGATGATAAACACAGGTACAGAATGGCTTTTTCGTACCATTCAGCAACCTTGGAGAGTCGTGCGAATTCTAAAACTTTTGTTATTCGTATCAAAAATTTTTAAGGCACGCTTGAAAAGTAACTACTGA